Proteins from one Stenotrophomonas aracearum genomic window:
- a CDS encoding roadblock/LC7 domain-containing protein, giving the protein MQRSSIHQIVRNAGGESQPARQLYDVAAIEAVFQQSRERERGLSLLMLSTADGRAVAEDSSLGVDGRRLAAMANSFLTLGETVSRELALSDADYATICTKLGNVVLIRIAADKPLTLTAVASHEVNMAVLLFHARECANRLDAVLRDRAA; this is encoded by the coding sequence GTGCAGCGCAGCAGCATCCACCAGATCGTCCGTAATGCCGGTGGCGAGAGCCAACCGGCCCGGCAGTTGTATGACGTTGCCGCCATCGAAGCGGTGTTCCAGCAGTCGCGCGAGCGCGAGCGGGGCTTGAGCCTGCTGATGCTCTCCACCGCCGACGGCCGCGCCGTGGCCGAGGATTCCTCGCTGGGCGTGGACGGTCGCCGCCTGGCGGCGATGGCCAATTCGTTCCTGACCCTGGGCGAGACCGTGTCGCGCGAACTGGCGCTGAGCGATGCGGACTACGCCACCATCTGCACCAAGCTGGGCAACGTGGTGCTGATCCGCATTGCCGCCGACAAGCCGCTGACCCTGACCGCCGTGGCCAGCCACGAGGTCAACATGGCCGTGCTGCTGTTCCATGCGCGCGAGTGCGCCAACCGTCTTGATGCCGTGCTGCGCGACCGCGCGGCCTGA
- the rocF gene encoding arginase, producing the protein MSKRQPAVSLIGVPTDIGAGHRGASMGPEALRIAGLVEALEARGVDVRDCGDLVGPRNPWTSPVEGYRHLDEVVEWNRVLMDATYAELQAGRLPIMLGGDHCLGIGSITAVARWCREQGRTLRVLWLDAHSDFNTSEVTPSGNVHGMPVACLCGLGPDALTRLGGDAPAISPQQVRQIGIRSVDQEEKRLIKQHKVDVYDMRYIDEVGMKRAVEAALEGVDENTHLHVSFDVDFLDPSIAPGVGTTVPGGVNYREAQLVMEMIADTGRMGSLDIVELNPILDDHNATGSLAVDLVESLFGKSTLMRD; encoded by the coding sequence ATGAGCAAGCGTCAACCTGCGGTGTCCCTGATCGGCGTGCCGACCGATATCGGTGCCGGCCACCGTGGCGCCAGCATGGGCCCGGAAGCCCTGCGCATTGCCGGTCTTGTCGAGGCGCTGGAGGCGCGTGGCGTGGACGTGCGCGACTGCGGCGACCTGGTGGGCCCGCGCAATCCGTGGACGTCCCCCGTCGAGGGCTACCGCCACCTGGACGAAGTGGTGGAATGGAACCGCGTGCTGATGGATGCCACCTACGCCGAGCTGCAGGCCGGCCGCCTGCCGATCATGCTGGGTGGCGACCACTGCCTGGGCATCGGCTCGATCACCGCCGTGGCCCGCTGGTGCCGCGAACAGGGGCGCACCCTGCGCGTGCTGTGGCTGGACGCGCATTCGGACTTCAACACCAGCGAGGTCACCCCGTCGGGCAACGTGCACGGCATGCCGGTGGCCTGCCTGTGCGGGCTCGGCCCGGACGCGCTGACCCGGCTGGGTGGCGACGCCCCGGCGATCTCGCCGCAGCAGGTGCGCCAGATCGGCATCCGCTCGGTGGACCAGGAAGAGAAGCGCCTGATCAAGCAGCACAAGGTCGATGTGTATGACATGCGCTACATCGACGAAGTCGGCATGAAGCGCGCGGTGGAGGCCGCACTGGAAGGCGTGGACGAAAACACCCACCTGCATGTGAGCTTCGACGTGGACTTCCTGGACCCCAGCATCGCCCCCGGCGTGGGCACCACGGTGCCGGGCGGGGTGAATTACCGCGAGGCGCAGCTGGTGATGGAAATGATCGCCGACACCGGCCGCATGGGCTCGCTGGACATCGTTGAACTCAACCCCATTTTGGACGACCACAACGCCACCGGGTCGCTGGCGGTGGACCTGGTGGAAAGCCTGTTCGGCAAGTCCACCCTGATGCGCGACTGA
- a CDS encoding entericidin A/B family lipoprotein, whose product MKRVIALMLLSMVSLAMLSGCNTVAGAGKDVQKAGQSVEDAAKGN is encoded by the coding sequence ATGAAGCGTGTTATTGCACTGATGCTGTTGTCGATGGTTTCGCTGGCCATGCTGTCCGGTTGCAACACCGTTGCCGGTGCCGGCAAGGATGTGCAGAAGGCCGGGCAGTCGGTTGAAGACGCCGCCAAGGGCAACTGA